Below is a genomic region from Triticum dicoccoides isolate Atlit2015 ecotype Zavitan chromosome 5A, WEW_v2.0, whole genome shotgun sequence.
CTTCTTCACCCCCCGCGACCGCAAGTACCCCAACGGCTCCCGACCCAACCGCGCCGCCGGCAACGGCTACTGGAAGGCCACCGGCGCCGACAAGCCCGTCGCGCCCCGCGGCGGGCGGACCATGGGGATCAAGAAGGCCCTCGTGTTTTACGCGGGCAAGGCGCCTAAGGGGGTCAAGACCGACTGGATCATGCATGAGTATCGCCTCGCCGacgccggccgcgccgccgccagcaAGAAGGGCTCGCTCAGGGTACGTTATTGGTTTGATTATACTTGATGATTTACTGGTTGATTTGGTCGGGATTTCAGATCCCTGCTGCTGCTTcgactgattgattgattgattgattgattgattgattcggTGCTGATTCCGATCTGAATTTGTTTCTTCAGCTGGACGACTGGGTGCTCTGCCGGCTCTACAACAAGAAGAACGAGTGGGAGAAGATGCAGCTGCAGCAGCAAGGGGAAGAGGAGACGATGATGGAGCCCAAGGCGGAGAACACGGCCTCCGACATGGTGGTCACCTCGCACTCCCACTCGCAGTCCCAGTCGCACTCGCACTCGTGGGGCGAGGCGCGCACGCCGGAGTCGGAGATCGTCGACAACGACCCGTCGCTGTTCcagcaggcgacggcggcggcgttccAGGCCCAGAGCCCCGCGGCCGCCGCGGCGCACCAGGAGATGATGGCCACGCTGATGGTGCCCAAGAAGGAGGCGGCGGACGAGGCCGGCAGGAACGACCTCTTCGTCGACCTCAGCTACGACGACATCCAGAGCATGTACAACGGCCTCGACATGATGCCGCCCGGGGACGACCTGCTCTACTACTCCCTCTTCGCCTCCCCCCGTGTCCGCGGGAGCCAGCCCGGCGCCGGCGGCATGCCGGCCCCGTTCTAAGCAGAGCAAAGACAGAGACCGTCAGAGACCCCGAGATCGACAGAAGTGGAATGGACGACTTCTTGGCCGCGAGCGAGCGAGACCGCGGTGCAGTGTAAATACAGCATAGGAAACGGGAGGGACGGAGGTGGCGTCGTGTCGAGAGAAGCCGGCGTGGTGCCGGGGCGTGCCGTTGTACATGGAGAGCCCGGCGCCGGGGCCTGGCCGGCTGGGTTGATTCTTTTGTTCTTACTACCTTGTACTCTCAATGCGGATGTAGCTCTTTCTTCTCACTCCTCACTAGTAGAATCGACCGACCGAATACATATGTAGCTCTGTTCTTTCCTTCTCTTCAGTAGAAATCAACCAAATTTTGCTGTTATGCTGCTATACTTTTCTCCTGTTGGGCAGGATGAATTGCCTCATTTTCAGACAGTCTGATCCACTAATAATCTGCCAGTGTTGTGTTTGCCTGCCTGCCTGCTTGGACACACCAAGAACACTCCGGTTCTGCAGGTAGCTCTGTGTAGCTCGAGCTCCAGACCGTCCACTGGTCTCACTTTGATCTCACAGGCAGTACTTTTACTGAGACTCGGCGGCAGTGACCTTACTACCAACAGCAGCAAACGCAACTTAATCTTCGGCCAAAATGGAAACGGTGATAAGCCAGGCCCAGGCAGGCAAACACAACACTGAAAATGAGATAATTCTATCCTGCCTGATATCAGAATAGTAGGAGTAGCAGCGTAGCCAGGCAGGGGCGAGAGTCCGCGTACAAAGAAGTGCAAGACACGAGCTCAAATCTTCAGTAATATCGGATGATTTGGATAAATCGACACAGCTCATGAAAAATTAGACTGATAACAGAAAGAAAATCAGACTAAGATGTTGGAGGTGGCGAACTTACAAAAAAATTGTTTGGTTTTGAATATAGGGATAATGTGCATTTGGGTAGTGATTTGTGGTAAGATCTAGTTACTCATGGGGAGAACTTGAATCTCCAAGTGCCATCATGGGGTCTTTCTTTTCTATTAGAGATTTTGGAGTAGAATGGTTCTCTTCATATTTTTTTACTTAATTTCTCTTACTCTTTTTTGAGAACTTGGtggcagtaggagaggctcctgCTGACTTTAAATTAAAATGAACTAAGCGTCCAAAGGGTGTTACACAATTACATCAAGGTGAGGAAGGGGGAGAGGGTTAAGAGCACTAGGAGTACTAAGCACTACACAAAGCTACAAAGAGAAGGGGCAGGCAGAAGCTGCACTTAGAGAGCACTAGACATCAAAGATTCAAGGGGCTACTTTAGTTCCCAAAGAGAATAATGCtaagaaatgaaaaaaataaaataggCCTATCAACCTTAGCAATTG
It encodes:
- the LOC119303755 gene encoding NAC domain-containing protein 2-like — protein: MGMPAVRRRERDAEAELNLPPGFRFHPTDDELVEHYLCRKAAGQRLPVPIIAEVDLYRFDPWALPDRALFGTREWYFFTPRDRKYPNGSRPNRAAGNGYWKATGADKPVAPRGGRTMGIKKALVFYAGKAPKGVKTDWIMHEYRLADAGRAAASKKGSLRLDDWVLCRLYNKKNEWEKMQLQQQGEEETMMEPKAENTASDMVVTSHSHSQSQSHSHSWGEARTPESEIVDNDPSLFQQATAAAFQAQSPAAAAAHQEMMATLMVPKKEAADEAGRNDLFVDLSYDDIQSMYNGLDMMPPGDDLLYYSLFASPRVRGSQPGAGGMPAPF